A section of the Prochlorococcus marinus XMU1402 genome encodes:
- the menA gene encoding 2-carboxy-1,4-naphthoquinone phytyltransferase, with translation MDEDKKKLWKKAIKWPLYSVAILPVLITGAYLLNQYEEVKIYNLISFTLAAILILLWENLTNDLYDAETGIDEFKFHSIVNLVKNKKIISFIAYTSLVIGLLIILIISVSTSINIFILVAACCFLGYLYQGPPFRLGYQGLGEPLCWLAFGPFAYSAVLIALNPSNIYFEDIPWKVSLLLGSGPSLATTLVLFCSHFHQISEDKKHGKNSPLVRLGAKKGSQFVPWIIFTIYIFQLFTIVYGFIPVFCILYLLSFPQAIRLINLLKSSYAKPSTIKNCKFVAIKFQTLNGIGLITGLIFNYYLNK, from the coding sequence ATGGACGAAGATAAAAAAAAATTATGGAAAAAAGCAATAAAATGGCCTCTTTATTCTGTTGCCATACTTCCAGTTTTAATAACAGGGGCTTACTTACTCAATCAATATGAAGAGGTAAAAATTTATAATTTGATTTCATTTACTTTAGCTGCAATTTTGATATTACTTTGGGAAAATCTAACTAATGATTTATACGACGCAGAAACAGGAATCGATGAATTTAAATTCCATTCAATAGTAAATCTTGTAAAAAATAAAAAAATAATTTCATTTATTGCATATACATCTTTAGTTATTGGTTTATTAATAATTTTAATTATTTCAGTATCAACAAGTATAAACATTTTTATTTTGGTGGCAGCTTGCTGCTTCTTAGGATATTTATATCAAGGTCCTCCTTTTAGATTGGGTTATCAAGGTTTAGGAGAACCATTATGCTGGCTTGCATTTGGACCTTTTGCGTACTCTGCAGTCTTAATTGCGTTAAATCCGTCTAATATTTACTTCGAAGATATTCCATGGAAAGTTTCTTTATTACTTGGTTCAGGACCTTCCTTGGCAACAACACTCGTATTATTTTGTTCTCATTTTCATCAAATTTCTGAAGATAAAAAGCATGGGAAAAATTCACCTTTAGTTCGCTTAGGGGCAAAAAAAGGTTCTCAATTTGTGCCTTGGATAATTTTTACAATATATATTTTTCAACTTTTCACAATAGTTTATGGATTTATTCCAGTGTTTTGTATCCTTTATTTGCTTAGTTTCCCTCAAGCAATAAGACTTATAAATTTATTAAAGTCTTCGTATGCAAAACCTTCTACAATAAAAAATTGCAAATTCGTCGCAATAAAATTTCAAACTCTTAATGGAATTGGTTTAATCACAGGATTAATATTTAATTACTATCTAAATAAATGA